agaacaaaaagaagaaaaagtaagACCAGTACAGTACATTTGGCTTCAGAAGGACACATGCTGGATTTTTTGGACAGCTTCCTATTGGCCTAATTACTACATgcttgaagtttctcaatgaGTAAGTACCCTTTGGTGATCCACTTGTACAGGAAAAAGATACTGCAGGTTGTTGCTCAAGCTCTTGTCTCTACTTCTATGGTTTTGTTCTTTCAGCTTCATCGATATTGTAACTCGTCTAACTTAAAATTAAGGTCATTTGTCTAATAAATACAGAAATTAGGTTTAATTACATTTGATTCACATGTGATTTGAATCCAGCTTGATTTGTCGTTGTATGGTTTAAAAAGCATTTTTATCTGCTTAGGTCGCATCCTTGAAATAATTTCAAtcctaaattttagaaactcaTGATTAAACAATATGCCTCAAAAGGAGTGTCTGAAAAGAATAATCTTATCGAAACCATTCATGGAAATGGCATGAaaaacagtatatatatatatatatataaagaaaagcaTCAAAACTAAAAATGGAAGCACCAAAGTGATTTCTAAGCCTGAACTCTTATCTCATGTACTGGTTGTGTCCCAAAGTTGTTTCAAGGGAACAAggcaaacatcattcaaattgaaatttataTCATATAACCCCGAGAGTGCTGTTTTAACCACCCTCGAGCACGCATGGAAATAAGATATGTTATCTTCGACAAACATTTTGGCCACTCACATATGGAGAGAGATGCATTTAAAAGAATGCCGATAAAAACTAGAGACCCACAGGGAAGCTAGACGACAAGCTTATAAAGGTCCTCTAGGCACCTGCTCTCTCTTTTTGGTCAGTTTTGCTATAAAGTCGCTcactaatctgcgtactaatattgatttattcatatttaaaatttaaattaatactgttttcaataaaatctactttttgaccaatcatattaaattagtgcacagattagtacataattgtgcttgcaactagatttttttccttcttgatAGTGGTTTCCTCTTCGTCATGTTTAAGTCCATTCCAGTGTATATCCCACCAAACTTATTCCCAACAGCTACCTCCAAACGAAGGTGCCAGACATGGAGATAGTTAACGCAgcttagataaaatatttatcctCCCATGGAAATGTGGAGTATGATTTCTACTCCAAAGTCCTTCCCCGTCCCCTGCCCAAGGATTCAGCAACAAATTAGACAACTGAAGCCTACAATTCAAAGTCTCAAAGTAAGACCTCAGACCTGGTGAGCTGCTTTTCCAATGATGAGTTTTTCAGAAAGATATGCATAGAAAGTTTTAGTAGCCTGAACTTTTCTACACCGTCCCTCCTTGATTTTCACCACTAGAaccaacaaaaatgaaaatttttatacattatacTAGCATCCCACTAAATAAGATGTGGCACATTTACTAccattgaatgattatttattaaatgcttctttatcatcaaatggtgataaatacaccacatcatatatagtggGATGCAAGTGGGATGGTGGTATGATGTATagctttactaaaaaaaaatatagtaagaAGTTTGCATTGGGTCTATAAAACAGTAATAATCTTTCTGCAATAATAGTCTAGTAGTTGCATGGAGAATTTAGTACACACCCATCAATGGTAAACACCAAGAACcatgatgaagaaaatgagtTCATagcttttatgttttttttttcgacAGGGCTTTTTACATTATCGTGCATCATTTGACCTTTGATCCCCCTTGCTGCTGCTTACTTCAGTAGTATTTGTGGCACTCTCAGCTGCTAAATTTGGTGGCCCATCACCTTTGCTTTGGTTTTCTATATTGGTAGAACCTTCCATAATGGAATAAATGGCGAGTTGACCAGAATGAAGAAATAAACCAATAGAGTTGGCGCAAAAAACAAAGTTTGCAAGGTAGCACAACCCATTTACAATAGTCCTGCCAACAGCAAAAACAGATGATAATGAGTTTTTTCACATCAACATGTGCTGGAAGGGAGTAGTAGTAGGAACTACCTCATGGTTATAGTTATGGAGGACCTAAAAGATTGGAAACAAGAGCAGTATCAGAATTATATGATGACCATCTCAAGACATATCAATCATCTCAAGCTTTTCTTGAACAGGCAAGGATACTATGTGTTATGTAAAGATAACATGAAAGGTGTTTGTTGTGGATTTTCCTTCATTGGTGTTTAGGAAAGACCTCTGTCACATGCATctgcataaaaaataatttctcccattttgttttcttgtagaCAACAAATTGATTACAGACAACTATGCATGTATCACTGTCACATGGTTTTGTAATTAAAACATGAGTTCGATGGGACCCTCCTCAGCTGCAGAGGTGGATGTTGGTTCAGGAACCTGGGCAAGCCATGTCTCGGGTCTTGCTCGAGGGAGGGCTAAGAGATGGTGGAGAGCAATGGGTGTGTAAGGGAAGTTTATAAGAACAGATGAGGAAAGAGAGCAGTTGCGGATGTGAGGGAAGGAGCCAGGGAAGTTGAGGCTCAGAAAGTGGCAGGATTAAAGACTGCAACATTTGAGGTTTTTCACGTTATGGATCAGTCACTTTTCGGCTATTGTTGATTGAATTTGCGTTCCATGAAACGGTTATAAGACGTTGCTCCTGTTTTGAAATGGAAGACAGATACTAAAATATCTGGCATGAATTTTAgacttttgttcttttcttcctGTGTTTAATTTTCCctctattttttgttcttttggatTCTTGAAAACGACAACATTCGCAAATACGTAGTTCAGACTTTAGTATTTCTCATGATAAGTTCATAACATGAAACGGAATCAGGATTCAGTCAAAACTAACAAGCTCCCATAGTACATTTCATACATAGCAAATAAGACAAACGAAACTGTTTACATAAAACTTTATTAGAACTAAATACTTGCAACTTTATTTGCTTGATTCCTTCAGCAATCCCTGCAATTTCTTCCCTTTCATGGGTGtacaatttggatcaaaactcAGTTTCGCTTTGGATGAAATGCTCATCAATCCCAATATACATCTATACTAAATTCAGGAATTGCAAAAGgaccaaaaaattaattagcatTGTATGGAATTATGGATCAGATATCTGAGCATGATAGCCGATTGCATTCAGATGTCAAATTTCATAGGTTGATTGATCTTCAGCATTCTCAGCGGACATTGGATGCCACAGCTCTTGCCCAAAACTTGATCTGTGCCTTCATGTCTTCTGTAGATGCTTGGGGAGCCCAATTAGGAACTGGAGGGGCACAGTCTTGCACAAACCATGCCTCAGAAAGATAAGGCCTTCTCCCcttatcttcttcctccaaatcCTCCTCAGGCTTATTACCCTGCAAACCAGGAAGTATCTTTACCACATTTGGGCTCAAGTCCTTGTCAAATGTGAACCCCAAGTCCTTAAATCCTTGCACTTCTTCAGACTCCAGATCGCTTTTGCTCTTCCTCAACTTGGTTTGTGGAAGGAGTCGTCGTCTCATTTCCTTGGTGCAGTCCGAGTTAATGCCTCCCACCTCCGGCGGTCTGTATCTAGGAAGACTGTAACTTTGTGCCATGCCCTACAGTCCAGAAGGTACGCTACATTATAAAGTGAAATAACGTAGAAAAATGGCATGGTCAACTAAAATTCACTGCCATTCAATCAGCACAAATGCAGAGTTTAGGCATTCAAATCAAACAAGACGATTCAAGACTTTCTGGATGGTCATCTCATCTGTGTTTAGTTCTCAAAGCTCAAAACGAATGTTTACTGTGAAAGGCAAGGAAATTCATGATTCAACCATTCATGAATCTGAGCTATGATCATTTAGAAGGTGATGGTTATGGTTACCTTGTGACGCAGAAGGTCAGGTGATGGATGCCTAGTAGATCTGCTCGGTCTAGGATCACTTTCTCTGTCTTGATCAGTTATTTCTTCCCTCCCTATACCTGGTGGTAGGGATGGTGTTCTAAGCAAATTGGCACGTGTTGATTGCCCAGTCAATGTATTTCTTCTACcatcactttctttttcttgagaTCCTTTTTTTCTCCCCATACAAGTTGGCAGCTGCTTTGGCGTTTGAAACAAATTGTGATGCAGTCTCTGCAGATTCAAGTTGCTCGTACTGTGATTGCCTTTATTTTCTCGAGTTTCTTCTTCCCTCCCTAAACAAGGTGGTAAAGATGGCGAGCGAACCAAACATGGAGGAACAAAACCATCGTCCTCTTTGAGCTTCCCTGTTGACAAAGCGTTTTCACCAGATAAATTCTTGACTGACATCTCTAGGCCGGAGTTTGAGGACGGACAAGGATCAGAATTGCACCTTGACATCCTTGTTTTTATATTAAGCGAGTTCCCAAAGAACCAACCATCCTCCAAAAGATCCAAAGCTACCACCTTTTCATCTATACTAAAAGAGGTATCGAAAAGGTCAGCAATCTGCTCCATGC
This Carya illinoinensis cultivar Pawnee chromosome 11, C.illinoinensisPawnee_v1, whole genome shotgun sequence DNA region includes the following protein-coding sequences:
- the LOC122280485 gene encoding uncharacterized protein LOC122280485 encodes the protein MEQIADLFDTSFSIDEKVVALDLLEDGWFFGNSLNIKTRMSRCNSDPCPSSNSGLEMSVKNLSGENALSTGKLKEDDGFVPPCLVRSPSLPPCLGREEETRENKGNHSTSNLNLQRLHHNLFQTPKQLPTCMGRKKGSQEKESDGRRNTLTGQSTRANLLRTPSLPPGIGREEITDQDRESDPRPSRSTRHPSPDLLRHKGMAQSYSLPRYRPPEVGGINSDCTKEMRRRLLPQTKLRKSKSDLESEEVQGFKDLGFTFDKDLSPNVVKILPGLQGNKPEEDLEEEDKGRRPYLSEAWFVQDCAPPVPNWAPQASTEDMKAQIKFWARAVASNVR